In Haloplanus rubicundus, one DNA window encodes the following:
- a CDS encoding ABC transporter ATP-binding protein, whose amino-acid sequence MATLQINNLHAKVAEEGGESILRGVDLEVNSGEIHALMGPNGSGKSTTAKVIAGHPAYEVTDGEITLVLDDEDVADIDEEVPAEKREWDLLALEPNERAALGIFLGFQYPAEIEGVTMTNFLRQALNAKAEEREELFEDEDEDEAEADEEESGYDTSPMEGNPDDGEIGVAEFQQLLKEKMELLDMDEKFAQRYLNAGFSGGEKKQNEVLQAAILEPAIAVLDEIDSGLDIDRLQDVSEGINALRDEQGTGVLQITHYQRILDYVEPDHVHVMIDGKIAESGGADLAEKLEDEGYDWVREQVYETA is encoded by the coding sequence ATGGCAACACTACAGATCAACAATCTTCACGCGAAAGTCGCAGAAGAGGGCGGCGAGAGCATCCTTCGTGGCGTCGACCTGGAGGTCAACTCGGGCGAGATTCACGCCCTTATGGGGCCGAACGGATCGGGGAAGTCGACGACAGCGAAGGTGATCGCCGGTCACCCGGCCTACGAGGTCACCGACGGTGAGATCACGCTCGTCCTCGACGACGAGGACGTCGCCGACATCGACGAGGAGGTACCCGCCGAGAAGCGCGAGTGGGACCTGCTCGCCCTCGAACCGAACGAGCGCGCGGCGCTCGGCATCTTCCTCGGATTCCAGTATCCGGCCGAGATCGAGGGTGTCACCATGACGAACTTCCTCCGGCAGGCGCTCAACGCCAAGGCGGAGGAGCGAGAGGAACTGTTCGAAGATGAGGACGAAGACGAGGCGGAGGCCGACGAAGAGGAGTCGGGCTACGACACCTCCCCGATGGAAGGCAACCCCGACGACGGCGAGATCGGCGTCGCCGAGTTCCAGCAGCTCCTAAAAGAGAAGATGGAACTGCTGGACATGGACGAGAAGTTCGCCCAGCGGTATCTCAACGCCGGCTTCTCCGGCGGCGAGAAGAAGCAAAACGAGGTGCTGCAGGCGGCCATCCTCGAACCCGCCATCGCGGTGCTCGACGAGATCGACTCCGGGCTGGACATCGACCGCCTGCAGGACGTCTCCGAGGGGATCAACGCCCTCCGCGACGAGCAGGGGACGGGTGTGCTCCAGATCACGCACTACCAGCGCATCCTCGACTACGTCGAGCCGGATCACGTTCACGTGATGATCGACGGGAAGATCGCTGAGAGCGGCGGTGCGGATCTCGCCGAGAAGCTCGAGGACGAGGGCTACGACTGGGTCCGCGAGCAGGTCTACGAGACAGCGTAA
- the sufD gene encoding Fe-S cluster assembly protein SufD, with translation MSAQVPADLSEATVHEIANSRDEPDWLRETRLKALKAMDDLEMPDVIQTPGRRWTNLGQLDFDELADPLNQADDTERVTDEGVEVLPFTEAVEKHPKLMQAKFGSVIDPETNYLTALSVALFTTGTFIYVPEGVDAEDVTIRTEMNSRSLFSHTLVVTEDSSSVTILERISSGDAAVDGERYFSNLVEVDAAENSYVQYGSLQTLDEETYNVTLKRGDADVYSTINWIEGNLGSRLTRSDVETELNGDSSETKIVGAFFGHDDQHFDVNARVWHQAEHTTADLVTRGVLDDTARSVYEGVQDVGREAWDTSSYQRENTLMLSDDSEADASPKLIINNHDTEASHSATVGQVDREDLFYLTSRTIPERDARNMLVEGFFVPVLEEIAVEEFREDLERRISARLRE, from the coding sequence ATGAGTGCGCAGGTACCAGCAGACCTCTCGGAAGCGACCGTCCACGAGATCGCCAACAGCCGCGACGAGCCGGACTGGCTCCGCGAGACGCGGCTCAAGGCGCTCAAGGCCATGGACGATCTGGAGATGCCCGACGTCATCCAGACGCCCGGCCGCCGGTGGACGAACCTCGGCCAGCTCGACTTCGACGAGCTGGCCGACCCCCTCAATCAGGCCGACGACACCGAGCGCGTCACGGACGAGGGCGTCGAGGTGCTGCCCTTCACCGAGGCGGTGGAGAAGCACCCGAAGCTCATGCAGGCCAAATTCGGCTCCGTCATCGATCCGGAGACGAACTACCTGACCGCCCTGTCGGTGGCGCTGTTCACGACGGGGACGTTCATCTACGTCCCCGAGGGCGTCGACGCCGAGGACGTGACCATCCGGACGGAGATGAACTCCCGGTCGCTGTTCAGTCACACCCTCGTCGTCACCGAGGACTCGTCGTCGGTGACGATTCTCGAACGGATCAGCTCCGGCGACGCGGCCGTCGACGGCGAGCGCTACTTCAGCAACCTCGTCGAAGTCGACGCCGCCGAGAACAGCTACGTCCAGTACGGCTCGCTCCAGACGCTCGACGAGGAGACGTACAACGTCACGCTCAAGCGCGGCGACGCTGACGTCTACTCGACGATCAACTGGATCGAGGGGAACCTCGGCTCGCGGCTCACCCGCTCGGACGTCGAGACGGAGCTCAACGGCGATAGCTCCGAGACGAAGATCGTCGGCGCCTTCTTCGGCCACGACGACCAGCACTTCGACGTGAACGCGCGGGTCTGGCACCAGGCCGAGCACACGACGGCCGACCTCGTCACCCGCGGCGTCCTCGACGACACCGCCCGGTCGGTGTACGAGGGCGTCCAGGACGTGGGTCGTGAGGCGTGGGACACCAGCTCCTACCAGCGCGAGAACACGCTCATGCTGAGCGACGACAGCGAGGCCGACGCCTCGCCGAAGCTCATCATCAACAACCACGACACCGAGGCCTCCCACTCCGCGACGGTCGGGCAGGTCGACCGTGAGGACCTGTTCTACCTGACCTCGCGGACGATCCCCGAGCGGGACGCCCGGAACATGCTCGTCGAGGGCTTCTTCGTGCCCGTCCTCGAGGAGATTGCGGTCGAGGAGTTCCGCGAGGACCTCGAACGTCGGATTTCGGCCCGGCTTCGCGAGTAG
- a CDS encoding HNH endonuclease, which yields MSVVPSRIDNSNQGVFCTRTCHGAWLSKHVVGPNHHQWEGGTIDYGGSWWRVRRRALTRDNYRCQQCGRPREELGRNPDVHHIERVRDFEDPREAHTLSNVISLCRSCHQHVEAGNIPSPSRNSEG from the coding sequence ATGAGTGTTGTCCCATCCCGGATAGATAACTCGAATCAGGGTGTTTTCTGCACACGAACATGCCACGGTGCATGGCTTTCGAAACACGTTGTCGGACCAAACCATCATCAGTGGGAAGGAGGAACGATTGACTACGGTGGTTCGTGGTGGCGAGTACGTAGACGCGCGCTAACCCGTGACAACTATCGGTGTCAACAGTGCGGTCGTCCCCGTGAAGAACTTGGACGTAATCCTGACGTTCATCACATCGAGAGGGTTCGTGATTTCGAAGACCCTCGCGAAGCTCACACGCTTTCGAATGTCATATCCCTCTGTCGCTCGTGTCACCAGCACGTAGAGGCCGGCAATATCCCCTCGCCTTCTCGGAACTCAGAAGGATAA
- the sufB gene encoding Fe-S cluster assembly protein SufB has translation MSSDQDHLKETDTEARFEFKKEERSSFQAEKGLTEETIRVISEDKGEPEWMLKRRLRALEQFQEMPMPTDWPGQPDLSEVDVNEIIPYIRPDVETRESVDDWTDLPDDIKDTFDKLGIPEAEKNALSGVGAQYESEVVYQNMQEQWEEKGVIFCNMDEAVQEHGDLVREHFMTKCVPPSDNKFAALHGAIWSGGSFVYVPEDTTVEMPVQAYFRMNSEGMGQFEHTLIIAEENSEVHYIEGCSAPKYSAFNLHSGGVEVFVGEGAHVQYSTVQNWSKNTYNLNTKRALVEADGRMEWISGSMGSKATMLYPSTVLKGPGASDNHITIAFAGEGQNIDTGAKVYHNAPETKSTIESKSISKDGGRTNYRGLVHIADGAADSSTSVECDALMFDNESTSDTMPYMEINESTVDVAHEATVGKIGDEDVFYLQSRGLDDDDAKQMIVSGFIEPITEELPIEYAVELNRLVELEMEGSLG, from the coding sequence ATGAGTTCAGATCAAGACCATCTAAAAGAGACGGACACCGAGGCCCGCTTCGAGTTCAAGAAGGAGGAGCGCTCCTCCTTCCAGGCCGAGAAGGGTCTCACCGAGGAGACAATCCGCGTCATCTCGGAAGACAAGGGCGAACCCGAGTGGATGCTGAAGCGGCGCCTCCGTGCGCTCGAACAGTTCCAGGAGATGCCGATGCCGACGGACTGGCCCGGCCAGCCCGACCTCTCCGAGGTCGACGTCAACGAGATCATCCCGTACATCCGACCGGACGTCGAGACGCGCGAGAGCGTCGACGACTGGACGGACCTGCCCGACGACATCAAGGACACCTTCGACAAGCTGGGGATTCCGGAAGCCGAGAAGAACGCCCTCTCGGGCGTCGGCGCCCAGTACGAGTCCGAGGTCGTCTACCAGAACATGCAGGAGCAGTGGGAGGAGAAAGGCGTCATCTTCTGTAACATGGACGAGGCCGTGCAGGAGCACGGGGACCTCGTCCGCGAGCACTTCATGACGAAGTGCGTCCCCCCGAGCGACAACAAGTTCGCGGCGCTGCACGGCGCCATCTGGTCGGGCGGCTCGTTCGTCTACGTCCCCGAGGACACGACGGTCGAGATGCCCGTGCAGGCGTACTTCCGGATGAACTCCGAGGGGATGGGCCAGTTCGAGCACACGCTCATCATCGCCGAAGAGAACTCGGAAGTTCACTACATCGAGGGCTGCAGCGCACCCAAATACTCGGCGTTCAACCTCCACTCCGGCGGCGTCGAAGTGTTCGTCGGCGAGGGCGCTCACGTGCAGTATTCGACCGTGCAGAACTGGTCGAAAAACACCTACAACCTGAACACGAAGCGAGCGCTCGTCGAGGCCGACGGGCGCATGGAGTGGATTTCGGGGTCGATGGGGTCGAAGGCGACGATGCTGTATCCCTCGACGGTGCTCAAAGGCCCCGGCGCCTCGGACAACCACATCACCATCGCCTTCGCGGGCGAGGGCCAGAACATCGACACCGGGGCGAAGGTGTACCACAACGCGCCGGAGACGAAATCGACCATCGAGTCCAAGTCCATCAGCAAGGACGGCGGCCGCACGAACTACCGCGGGCTGGTCCACATCGCGGACGGCGCGGCGGACTCCTCGACGTCGGTCGAGTGTGACGCGCTGATGTTCGACAACGAATCCACCTCCGACACGATGCCGTACATGGAGATCAACGAGTCGACGGTGGACGTGGCCCACGAGGCGACGGTGGGGAAGATCGGCGACGAGGACGTGTTCTACCTCCAGAGCCGTGGCCTCGACGACGACGACGCCAAGCAGATGATCGTCTCGGGCTTCATCGAGCCGATCACGGAGGAACTGCCCATCGAGTACGCGGTCGAACTCAACCGTCTCGTCGAACTCGAGATGGAGGGGAGTCTCGGATAA
- a CDS encoding metal-dependent transcriptional regulator, whose protein sequence is MNTADQYLKAIYLIQEMEDGPASTGALADMLDVSPASANEMIGKLEARELADHEKYKGVRLTEEGIVRARDALQTYCIIERFLANVLDVEDFRGEARELEAVIDDTVADRLDTIIDRNPNCPDCFDAETDACAELDVECEKPAD, encoded by the coding sequence ATGAACACGGCAGACCAGTACCTCAAGGCGATTTACCTGATTCAGGAGATGGAAGACGGCCCGGCCTCGACCGGGGCGCTCGCGGACATGCTCGACGTGAGTCCGGCGAGCGCCAACGAAATGATCGGCAAACTCGAAGCCCGCGAGCTCGCGGACCACGAGAAGTACAAGGGCGTCCGGCTCACCGAGGAGGGGATCGTCCGCGCCCGCGACGCGCTCCAGACGTACTGCATCATCGAGCGTTTCCTCGCCAACGTCCTCGACGTGGAGGACTTCCGGGGCGAGGCACGCGAACTCGAGGCGGTCATCGACGACACGGTGGCCGATCGGTTGGATACGATCATCGACCGGAACCCGAACTGTCCGGACTGCTTCGACGCGGAGACCGACGCCTGCGCCGAACTGGACGTGGAGTGCGAGAAGCCGGCTGATTGA
- a CDS encoding ferritin family protein produces MSVSHRVGSDHQLARLLQIGIVLEEVVEARAHHHYQSLAPDDLDPEIEALLADAAEESADHRDRLEKLIADLDAESIPFEDIEALVEAQYAQTKPEDFDGVLYDQLCNEETAYKFYDDLVAAIEESDAQFSVDRARLLDVLRSIREEEAAGVEEVTNVMETRE; encoded by the coding sequence ATGAGCGTCAGCCACCGGGTCGGCTCCGATCACCAGCTCGCACGCCTCCTCCAGATCGGCATCGTGCTGGAGGAGGTGGTCGAGGCGCGGGCCCACCACCACTACCAGTCGCTCGCCCCCGACGACCTCGACCCGGAGATCGAGGCACTCCTGGCCGACGCCGCCGAGGAGTCGGCCGACCACCGCGATCGATTGGAGAAACTGATCGCGGACCTCGACGCAGAGTCGATCCCGTTCGAGGACATCGAGGCGCTCGTCGAGGCGCAGTACGCCCAGACGAAACCCGAGGACTTCGACGGCGTCCTCTACGACCAGCTCTGTAACGAGGAGACGGCGTACAAGTTCTACGACGACCTCGTCGCCGCCATCGAGGAGAGCGACGCGCAGTTCTCGGTGGATCGAGCGCGACTGCTCGACGTCTTGCGCTCCATCCGCGAGGAGGAGGCAGCGGGCGTCGAGGAAGTGACGAACGTCATGGAGACACGGGAATGA